GTAGTTGTCATGGTGGGTGGGTCGGTGTGTTGGAGGGTATGTGTGTAGGTTGATATGTGTGTAGTTGTAGTGGGTGGGTTGGTGTGTGGGAGGGTAGGTTGATGTGTGTGTAGTTGTCATGGTGGGTGGGTCGGTGTGTGGGAGGGTATGTGTGTAGGTTGATGTGTGTGTAGTTGTCAGGCTGGGAGGGTTGGTGTGTGGGAGGGTAGGTGTGTAGGTTGATTTGTGAGTAGTGTGGTGTGTGGGAGGGTAGGTTTGTGGGTTGATGTGTGGAAGGGTAGGTTTGTAAGTTGTTGTGTGAGAAGTTGTCGGGATGGTTTAGCCATGGGAGGGTAGTTGAGTAATTGTCAGGGTGGTTAAGCATTGTGTGGGAGACCCACCCACCCTGACAACGCAGACAACTACTAACACACCAACCCATGTGTTAGCAGTTGTCAAAGTTGGTGGGTTGGTGTGTGGGAGGGTAGGTGTGTATGTAGGCCGATGTGTGAGGGTTTACTTACGGTCGGTCtaatatcacttggtctaatcatCAGATGGGCTAACAACATCCAGGTTAAACCCACTTAGTCCAGACCTCTTctggtctaatgaccacttggtctaatagccaattagactaatgaccacttggtctaatgaccaATGTTACCTACTATATTTCACAGATTTTACACATATCTATCAATCGACTCGGGgtattgaaattttattcttGATTTAGAATAATCAAGTGTCGTGTCACTCTTGATAAAAAGGAAAGTGTTTTGAAGATATTCTTAAATGAGTATTTGCTGCTTGGTTAgttggtcatttttttaatcacatggGTCATATTAAGTACCCAATATTAGGGTCAAAGTTTTATGCAGATATTTCATCATTGATAATTGCATATTTTAGTCTATTTTCAATAGAAGTTATCATAAAGGTAAACTGTTGGCTTTGAGTATCatgtcatatttctttcatgtcAAATTTGAGTCCATTCTCGTTTATTCAGATTCTGGTCTTTTTTCACCCTCAGATTTTACGGCAGTTGGAGAGGCTTGAAGCAGACACTAGTCTAGATCAGCCATTGATGCCTGAGAGGCAGCTGAAGCCCCAATCAGTATTTGAAGTTGATGGTCAGGATATACCAGGACCCTTGGTTAGCACAACTCCAATGAAAGCTGCTGTTTCAAGAGAAACACCCTCTGCTATGATAGTTGGCAATTCAAAAGCATCTGGTAGTTCTTTGTTCAGCGGTATGACTGTAGCGACCAGACTCCAAGTAAGTCCTGAAGATCAGGTATCAACAGGGATGTCTTCAAGTGCTTCCTGTAGGACCAAGGATTCTGAAAGGGATCCAGTTGCTGATTTGTTGATAGACAACCAGTTCATGTCAGAATCAGGCGCTTCAGAAGCAAACCTACTTCTTTCAGATGCTAAGGCAAATTTAGTATCAAATAATGTAACTTATGAAGACAGTACTCTGATGAGTTCACCTGTAACTCATGGTGTCATTCCTGTAAACCCTGTCGGAGCATCAGAACTTCAAGACGTTGTTGATCGAGAGGCCACCCAGCACAGAAGTGTGGATCCCATAATGTCCAGAGAGGCAGGATTTGCAGACCTCTGGAAAACAGTGTCCCCAAAGAAAGCGTCTTCTAACCCGAAGCCTTCATCAGAACAAGTTCTTTCAAAGCAAAGTACGGTATCCCCTCAAGTTGATGTGCCTTCTCAAGGACATCCCGGCAGTGCATTTCAACAGCCAGTCATGACCGCCCAGCATATTTCTCAGATGTACCCACAGCTGTCATCTGTCATGTTGAGTGGGACTTCCTCTGTGCCAATCAATCTTGCCAAGAAGCCAACGACAGGCTTTGGGTTCGTTTTGGACACTGATGATGAGCAGCAGAAAGCTGGAACAAGTAGAGATGCCTTTAGTTTCATCCAAGATGCAATGAAAAATAGTAAATCATGATAAGAAGGAAATAACCTTCCAGAATGGTATTTCATGGCAATGTTTCTACCAGTACAGATTATTGATATTGTTCTAGGCTTCTTGCATGGGTGTAAGAAGCCCGTTACATATAAATAGTTAATCAAATGCATTCCCCCTAATGAAACACAACTCAACACCTGGCCAAGTGAATCCATTTGTTAATGAATGCATTTAATTCCAAGAGTTACCTTTAATCTAAATTTTCTGTTCTACTGTATACTGGGTGTTtacaaaattgggggggggacacaatatcaatatCCCTCCTAGTATTTGTGGTCTTtatgatgaaatatgaaatacatcattcaaaatcgaaataaaacatgtattttaggatgagatgaccttacttttggaatgataaccttttttttgtttttttgcttgtcaaattttccaaccccgtgtccccctaccttttgggagagatttccgcccctgtgCAAAATACTAAGATTTTTCACGTTTTTATGAgaaaagtatcaaatttgtGTCATTAAAAATCATACCTCTTGAAAATAAATGCATAAGTATTTTACCAATTCAATTTAAtgtaaaacattaaaatttgttaATCCCAGATTCTGAATGGTCATTTCATTGATTGATCTAAATTCAGTAGGACATTCCCATCAATGAGCTTCCTATTTCCTACTAATACATTGATACATTATTGGCTTTGTTTTCATAAATAGCTTTTAATCTGAAATTATAGTCCCCCATTTAAGTCATTAAAGTAATTAAAGGCTAAATATCATGCATATCTATAAATAAAGTTAATCTTATGGCCTATCTTCATAAACTGTTTTGTGTAtagtgcaccccccccccaaaaaaaaagaaatgaacagATAACTATTGAATagttttatcataacttaatcacaaataagtAACAAATGACTGAATTGTGAAGCTTAGAGTCTCTGCTGCTTTTCATTTGGTAcatttagaaaaacaattttgaagaaa
This genomic window from Lytechinus variegatus isolate NC3 chromosome 10, Lvar_3.0, whole genome shotgun sequence contains:
- the LOC121422804 gene encoding uncharacterized protein LOC121422804; translated protein: MIELLTSHLTSSHNLQLLCLFGIEGILKEDLISSDVALSLLSSHLTSLQDSQDKAVRAKSLKILRQLERLEADTSLDQPLMPERQLKPQSVFEVDGQDIPGPLVSTTPMKAAVSRETPSAMIVGNSKASGSSLFSGMTVATRLQVSPEDQVSTGMSSSASCRTKDSERDPVADLLIDNQFMSESGASEANLLLSDAKANLVSNNVTYEDSTLMSSPVTHGVIPVNPVGASELQDVVDREATQHRSVDPIMSREAGFADLWKTVSPKKASSNPKPSSEQVLSKQSTVSPQVDVPSQGHPGSAFQQPVMTAQHISQMYPQLSSVMLSGTSSVPINLAKKPTTGFGFVLDTDDEQQKAGTSRDAFSFIQDAMKNSKS